The Vulcanimicrobium alpinum sequence GGCTGATCGCTTGGAGGTTGGTGCGAGCGCCAATCTGAGCTACGGGCTCTTGGGCCCAGGCGTGACGACGGCGCTCGACACCGCGTAGGGGGATGATTCGTTCGAGTCATCCCCCTACCCCATCATATGAGCGTGACGGGGCTCAGCGTGCATGTCAACGCCGTGTGCAGAGGGCGTAGCCGTCGCGGCCGCTGACGATGCGGCCGCTCAGTTCGAGCTCGGTGAGCAGCGCGAAGAGTTCTGCGGCAGGAATCGCGATGCGGTCGGCGAGCGTGCCGGCGTCGCTCGCGCCGTCTTCCAGGGCCGCGATCACGCGGCGCACGGGTTCGGGATCGGCGGGATCGGGACTCGCGCTGCGCGTTCGTTCGCGAGGCGGAGGCGCGAGCGGGAGCGGGAGCGACGCGAGGACGTCGGCGACGTCGCGCACGAGGGTCGCGCCGTCGCGGATGAGCGCATTGCAGCCGGCCGCCTTCGGGCGGTCGACGTCGCCGGGAAACGCGAGGACCGGCGTGCCGCGGTCGGCGGCGTGGCCGGCCGTGTTCAGCGCCCCGCTTCGCGCGGCGGCCTCGACCACGACCACGGCATCGGCGAGCGCCGCGATCACCGCGTTGCGCGCGAGGAACTGCCAGGGCTCCGGATGGTTCTCCGGCGGGAACGGCGAGACGACAGCGCCGCCGCCCGCCGCGATCCGCGTACCGAGCTCCCGGTGGCGCGGCGGGAAGAAGTGGTCGTGGCCGCCGCCGAGCACGCCGATCGTCGGTGCCCCGGCCGCCAGCGCGCCCTCGTGTGCGGCGCCGTCGATCCCCAGCGCCAGCCCCGAGACCACGCAGACGCCGGCCCGTGCGAGGGCGGCGGCGAGTTCCCGCGCGCGACGCCGTCCGTCATCCGACGGGGCCCGGGTGCCGACGATCGCGACGCACGGTGCGGCCAATCCGTCGAGCGATCCCGCGGCCCACAGGCCCGCCAGGGCGTCATCGCGCAGACGCTCCCCGCACAGCGCGTCGAGCTCTGCCCGGGGGACGTAGCGGCGTTTGAGATGGTCCACGCTGGTCGATCACGTCCGGCTGCCCTCCCGGCAAGGGTTCCGCCCTTCAAGGGATTCCCCGGCGCGCTCCGTAACGGGCCTCGGCGATACCGCCCCAGCAGGGCCGGTCGCGTCAAGGGAGAGACCGAGTAGCCATGGCAGCCGAAGCGTACTGCGTCAAGTGCAAGACCAAACGTGAGATCAAAGACGCGCAGCAGATCCAGATGAAAAACGGCCGTCCGGCGACGGAAGGCAAATGCCCGGTGTGCGGGACGAAGATGTTCAAGATCGGAGCCGCGTCCTAGCGGACGGGGCGCTCCGCGGGCTATACTGGAACGGCACCACAAGATATAGGGGTGCCGCCCTCTGAGAGGACCTACCGAGCCTGCTCTGCCCGCACTGCCGCAAGAACGAGACGCGCGTCGTCGACTCACGCGACGACGACAACTCCGTCCGCCGACGGCGCGAGTGTCTCGGCTGCAAGCATCGCTTCACCACCTACGAGCGGATGGAAGCGCCGCGCCTGTTCGTCGTCAAGAAAGACGGCCGTCGGGAACAGTACAACCGCGACAAGGTCCTCTCGGGCCTTCGCCGCGCGTGTGAGAAGAGGCCGGTCTCCGAAGCGCAGATGGAGGAGATCGTCGCCGGGATCGAGCGCGAGCTTTTCGCGCGCGGCGAGAACGAGGTGCCGGCCTCGCTCGTCGGCGAGAAACTGATGGAGGCGCTCAAGCGCGTCGACGCGATCGCGTACGTGCGCTTCGCGAGCGTCTATCGCGACTTCCGCGACGTCGCGAGCTTCCGCGCCGAACTGGAAGGCCTGCTCGCAAAGTGAGCGCCCCGGTCGTCGCCGTCGTGCGCCTCCCCGAGGGCGAGGGGCTCCCGTTGCCCGCGTACATGAGCGCCGGCGCCGCCGGTGCCGACGTCGTCGCCGCCGTGCGCGAGGACGTCGTGATCGCTCCGGGCGAACGCGCACTCATCCCCACCGGGCTGGCGTTCGAGGTCCCTGCAGGGTACGAGGTGCAGGTGCGGCCCCGCAGCGGCCTGGCCCTGAAAGCAGGCATCACGTGTCTGAACACGCCCGGCACCATCGACAGCGACTATCGCGGCCCCGTCGGCGTGCTGCTGATCAATCACGGCAGCGCGCCGTTCGTGGTGCGGCGCGGCGACCGCATCGCGCAGTTGATCGTCGCGCCGGTGGTGCAGGCGGCGTTCACCGAGACGGCCGCCCTCGCGTCGAGCATGCGCGGCGGCGGCGGCTTCGGCAGCACCGGCCGATGAACTGCATCCGGCTGAGCGCGTAGCGATGCACGTCTACGTGGTCGGAAAGGGCGCCGTCGGAACGTATCTGGGCGAACTGCTGCGCGGGATCGGCAACGACGTCACCTATGCGCCGCGCGCGCTCGAGGACATCGTCCCGGTCGACGCCGATCTCGCGGTCGTCGCGGTGAAGTCGTACGACACGCCGGGCGCCATCGCGACGCTGCAGCGTGCGCTGCGCGATCCCGGTGCGACGACGATCCTCACGGCGCAGAACGGGATCGGCAACGAAGAAGCACTCGCGGCCGCGTTCGGCGCCGACAACGTCGTCGCGGCGGCCCTGACCGTCCCGGTCGAGATCGACGCTGCCGGCAAGGGCGTCGCGGCGAAAGGCGGCGGGATCGCGTTCGCACCCGTCGGCACCGCGAGCCCCAACAACTGGCTGCTGGCCGCGTTCGGCGCGACCGGGCTGCCGACGACCGCCGTGCGCGATTATCGCTCGCTCAAATGGTCGAAGCTCGCGCTCAACCTCGTGGCGAACGCGACCTGCGCGATCCTCGACGTCCTCCCCGAGCGGCTGGTCCGCGAAGACGAGGTCTTCGCGCTCGAGATCCGCGCGATCCGCGAAGTGCGCCAGACGATGAAGGCGCTGGGGATCGCGCCGATCGATCTGCCGCGCTACCCGGTGCGCGCGCTGCTCGCGGTTGCGACGATGCCGACGCCGATGGCGCGCGCCGTCCTCGCCGGCCGGATCGCGACCGCCCGCGGTGAGAAGCCGCCCTCGCTGCTGCTCGACCTGCGCTCGGCCAAGCACCGCACCGAAGTGGACGTCCTCAACGGCGCGGTCGCGCGAGCGGCGCGCGACGCCGGGATCGAGGCGCCGGTGAACACCGCGATCGCGCGGATCCTCAACGACGTGACGCACATGCCGCAGCTCTGGGCGAAGTACCGCGAACGCCCCGCGGCGCTGGTCTCCGAGATCAAAGCTGAGAGTGGACGCGCGCCGTCGGCGGCGAATGAGATCGCCGCGGCCGCCGACCGGCGCCGCGCCTGACGAAAGACCGAGAACCAGCGTGAGACATCCGAACGTCCCCGAGTCGCTCGACGGCTGGGCGATCCTCCACCGCATGTTCCGCCTCGACCGGCGCCGCTGGGATGCGCTCGACGCACCGCGCCGGGACGCCG is a genomic window containing:
- the dprA gene encoding DNA-processing protein DprA, whose product is MDHLKRRYVPRAELDALCGERLRDDALAGLWAAGSLDGLAAPCVAIVGTRAPSDDGRRRARELAAALARAGVCVVSGLALGIDGAAHEGALAAGAPTIGVLGGGHDHFFPPRHRELGTRIAAGGGAVVSPFPPENHPEPWQFLARNAVIAALADAVVVVEAAARSGALNTAGHAADRGTPVLAFPGDVDRPKAAGCNALIRDGATLVRDVADVLASLPLPLAPPPRERTRSASPDPADPEPVRRVIAALEDGASDAGTLADRIAIPAAELFALLTELELSGRIVSGRDGYALCTRR
- the dut gene encoding dUTP diphosphatase: MSAPVVAVVRLPEGEGLPLPAYMSAGAAGADVVAAVREDVVIAPGERALIPTGLAFEVPAGYEVQVRPRSGLALKAGITCLNTPGTIDSDYRGPVGVLLINHGSAPFVVRRGDRIAQLIVAPVVQAAFTETAALASSMRGGGGFGSTGR
- the nrdR gene encoding transcriptional regulator NrdR translates to MLCPHCRKNETRVVDSRDDDNSVRRRRECLGCKHRFTTYERMEAPRLFVVKKDGRREQYNRDKVLSGLRRACEKRPVSEAQMEEIVAGIERELFARGENEVPASLVGEKLMEALKRVDAIAYVRFASVYRDFRDVASFRAELEGLLAK
- a CDS encoding ketopantoate reductase family protein: MHVYVVGKGAVGTYLGELLRGIGNDVTYAPRALEDIVPVDADLAVVAVKSYDTPGAIATLQRALRDPGATTILTAQNGIGNEEALAAAFGADNVVAAALTVPVEIDAAGKGVAAKGGGIAFAPVGTASPNNWLLAAFGATGLPTTAVRDYRSLKWSKLALNLVANATCAILDVLPERLVREDEVFALEIRAIREVRQTMKALGIAPIDLPRYPVRALLAVATMPTPMARAVLAGRIATARGEKPPSLLLDLRSAKHRTEVDVLNGAVARAARDAGIEAPVNTAIARILNDVTHMPQLWAKYRERPAALVSEIKAESGRAPSAANEIAAAADRRRA
- a CDS encoding DUF5679 domain-containing protein; this encodes MAAEAYCVKCKTKREIKDAQQIQMKNGRPATEGKCPVCGTKMFKIGAAS